The proteins below are encoded in one region of Penaeus chinensis breed Huanghai No. 1 chromosome 25, ASM1920278v2, whole genome shotgun sequence:
- the LOC125038650 gene encoding putative nuclease HARBI1, translated as MELMAAYLHDRVLQRERHYRDPLDPSDVKDSQLLRYYRFPRHEILWLCEVLDPYLRRRKRRSHAVPTHTQVLVALRFYASGTFQNVIGDSCGLTQASVNRIITAVTRLLTEKARTEIKFPSSASDLMKTKIFKDLQSFRES; from the coding sequence atggaattGATGGCTGCTTATCTTCATGATAGAGTTTTACAACGTGAAAGACATTATAGGGACCCCTTGGATCCTTCGGATGTTAAGGATAGCCAGTTATTGCGGTACTACAGATTTCCAAGACATGAAATTTTGTGGCTCTGTGAGGTGTTGGACCCATacttgagaagaagaaaaaggaggtcaCACGCAGTGCCAACCCACACACAAGTGCTTGTGGCCTTACGCTTTTATGCTAGTGGAACATTTCAGAATGTGATTGGTGACTCATGTGGACTAACACAAGCAAGTGTAAATAGGATAATTACAGCAGTGACCAGACTGTTGACAGAAAAGGCAAGAACAGAAATAAAGTTCCCATCAAGTGCTAGTGATTTAATGAAGACTAAGATTTTTAAAGATTTGCAATCTTTCCGAGAGTCATAG